The following coding sequences lie in one Oncorhynchus nerka isolate Pitt River linkage group LG14, Oner_Uvic_2.0, whole genome shotgun sequence genomic window:
- the LOC115121674 gene encoding oxidative stress-induced growth inhibitor 2, whose protein sequence is MPLLEETTVPREHPPTLPVVIIGNGPSGICLSYLLSGYKPYLDPSAVHPNPVLYRKLQETRHLPITEQDLEYLSEGLEGRSGNPVAVLFDTLLHPNADFGYEFPPVLQWRRDKQQHLPHLVLGRATPGGAWHVMEGSMLTISLGIWMELPGINYRDLTNNGKCRGVTNDRATPEEISSYYRNYVKLMGLKQNFVDNTYVTSVQKLFRGPEGEGLENGHGGLGEEGKEVYEGGKGVYEGRESEGVDEGGGGGLWEVRGYQRVQGDTHVPFCLFSENVVLATGASDSPAQLGVEGEELPFVFHSISALGLAVSRKKLGPNSDPVLIVGAGLSAADAVLCACNNNISVLHAFRKHVDDPGLIFKQLPKTLYPEYHKVYHMMHSQTHATPNMAATSTTNGLPSMAASVCSKMCSQPQPTTTNMAASGGPVLFPDYTSFPEHCVESFQPDMKCVLQGSNSLKAFKISMALVLIGTHPNLFFLKGQGQYLGLDPTKPISCKQNPVDVHPYTFECTKDPGLFAMGPLVGDNFVRFLKGGALGIASCLLNRLKKKGKLIAEVGGVGGEFI, encoded by the exons ATGCCTCTTCTGGAAGAGACCACTGTGCCTCGAGAGCATCCCCCCACACTGCCTGTGGTCATCATAG GTAACGGGCCATCAGGTATCTGCCTGTCCTACCTGCTGAGTGGCTACAAGCCCTACCTGGACCCTTCAGCTGTTCACCCAAACCCTGTTCTGTACAGGAAGTTACAGGAGACCAGACACCTGCCCATCACTGAACAG GATCTGGAGTATCTGAGTGAAGGTCTGGAGGGGCGGTCAGGAAACCCTGTAGCGGTGCTGTTTGACACCCTGCTGCACCCCAATGCGGATTTTGGCTACGAGTTTCCCCCTGTGCTACAGTGGAGAAGAGACAAGCAGCAGCACCTCCCTCACCTGGTGCTGGGCAGGGCAACGCCTGGAGGGGCCTGGCAC gTGATGGAGGGCTCCATGCTGACCATCAGTCTGGGCATCTGGATGGAACTGCCAGGGATCAACTACCGAGACCTGACTAACAATGGCAAATGCAG GGGCGTGACCAACGACCGGGCCACTCCAGAGGAGATCTCGTCTTACTACCGCAACTACGTCAAGCTGATGGGCCTGAAGCAGAACTTTGTTGACAACACCTACGTGACCTCTGTGCAGAAACTTTTTCGTGGACCTGAGGGCGAGGGTCTAGAGAATGGTCATGGAGGGTtgggggaggagggaaaggaggtgTACGAGGGGGGAAAGGGGGTGTacgaggggagggagagtgagggtgtagatgaagggggaggtGGGGGCCTGTGGGAGGTGAGGGGGTACCAGCGGGTGCAGGGCGACACCCACGTTCCTTTCTGCCTGTTTTCAGAGAATGTAGTTCTGGCCACGGGCGCGTCTGATTCGCCAGCTCAGCtgggtgtggagggggaggagctTCCCTTTGTGTTCCACAGCATCTCTGCCCTGGGATTGGCTGTGAGTCGGAAGAAGCTTGGGCCAAACTCTGATCCGGTGCTGATTGTGGGGGCGGGGTTAAGCGCGGCAGATGCGGTTTTGTGCGCTTGTAACAACAACATTTCCGTGCTGCATGCCTTCCGCAAACACGTAGACGACCCAGGCCTCATCTTTAAACAGCTACCCAAGACCCTCTACCCAGAATACCACAAGGTCTACCACATGATGCACTCCCAGACCCACGCAACACCAAACATGGCTGCCACCTCCACCACCAATGGCCTTCCCAGCATGGCCGCCTCAGTCTGCTCCAAGATGTGCTCCCAGCCCCAACCCACCACAACTAACATGGCCGCCagtggtggtcccgttctgttcCCTGACTACACCAGCTTCCCAGAGCACTGCGTGGAGTCCTTCCAGCCAGACATGAAGTGTGTCCTGCAGGGGAGCAACTCCCTCAAGGCCTTTAAGATCTCCATGGCCCTGGTGTTGATCGGCACCCATCCCAACCTGTTCTTCCTCAAGGGCCAGGGCCAGTACCTGGGACTGGACCCCACCAAACCCATCTCCTGCAAGCAGAACCCTGTGGATGTGCACCCCTACACCTTCGAGTGCACCAAGGACCCAGGACTGTTCGCCATGGGCCCGCTGGTGGGAGACAACTTTGTTCGCTTCCTAAAGGGCGGTGCTCTAGGCATTGCCTCCTGCCTGCTCAATAGACTGAAGAAGAAAGGCAAGCTGATCGCAGAAGTGGGAGGAGTAGGAGGGGAGTTTATCTAG
- the nbn gene encoding nibrin, whose amino-acid sequence MWTLNPLESGGVTHYLLPEKEYVVGRKNCEVILPNDQSISRAHAHLTATDQALTLKDSSKYGTFVNEERLSGDSPRSLTAGDRVTFGVFHSKFSVQQVTVVVCSSCVDNEGKVSLSQTLHLLGGRLTNTWTQDCTHLVMPTVKVTIKTICALLCCRPIVKQEFFIELTKALQQKQPPPKAESFFPEIDEPSLNKDEVDLTERPERKELFTSKTFLFLNAKQQKRLSLAVSCGGGRSQLLEEGSVPVSLLESPLSCVIGMATGNSQALLPHSTKKWADSVGRILQRKGLRFITESEIGLAAIYVSCDKYCNPSNRMADSESMRKKPTIPGATLSQNVPVDETVMPAASQNITAYAVNTEPSQGISGVDVAGVSAVGETPERDQSRTTSHLNRSKPSGRELAGTCTVAETMMSSFSASDSAGGGGSDRKKGALQHPGGGKGDAITRFLATAPRTNGGVQTMSPQKCSSQKQQVSQKCSPQKQSALTNFFQPVGKKRPREGKESPTVQSEAKFSRREEEKEKMKRTVPQHSETSNPTHTPTGRSQGQRSSGANLFPGQTEALSEGFSNPSQQGLQSRKRKEMEEETKGSGASEIEMDELESIMSEDMDELDEPMSASQGQRLKLTEQSSTNQGQRSQLIDKSSTNRKSLLETVDLTSANKKQRVYSVEPIAANHRSGLDSEERSSASRRQRAEPVAEVKDEEVSFIESKPVNGVTPGHLEEPETDVKQEASGLGGENLPSRLIVVEFKSLTVATPARPKPRPMETHGNVNRKDFKRFRKVPVPGAQGLPNIIGGSDLLAHNRGKNSELEEWLRDAAEDERQNKKEETLGDDLFRYNPKPTKKR is encoded by the exons ATGTGGACACTGAACCCTTTAGAATCCGGAG GTGTCACCCACTACCTCCTGCCAGAGAAGGAGTATGTGGTGGGCCGTAAGAACTGTGAGGTCATCCTGCCCAATGACCAGTCCATCAGCCGGGCTCATGCTCACCTCACTGCTACAGATCAG GCCCTGACCCTGAAGGACAGTTCTAAGTATGGCACGTTTGTTAACGAGGAGCGTCTGTCAGGAGACTCCCCTCGCAGCCTGACGGCAGGGGACAGAGTGACATTTGGGGTCTTTCACAGCAAATTCAG tgtgcaGCAGGTAACTGTGGTGGTGTGCTCGTCCTGTGTTGATAATGAAGGGaaggtctctctgtctcagacccTGCATCTTCTGGGTGGCCGGCTGACCAACACCTGGACACAGGACTGCACTCACCTGGTCATGCCCACTGTTAAAGTCACCATCAAG ACTATCTGTGCGTTGCTGTGCTGTCGGCCCATAGTCAAGCAGGAGTTTTTCATTGAGCTCACCAAAGCCCTGCAACAGAAACAACCACCTCCAAAAGCTGAGAG TTTCTTTCCAGAGATAGACGAGCCCAGTCTGAATAAGGATGAGGTGGACCTGACAGAGAGGCCAGAACGTAAAGAACTTTTCACTAGCAAGACCTTCCTCTTCCTCAATGCCAAACAG CAAAAGCGTCTGAGTTTGGCAGTGAGTTGTGGAGGTGGGAGGAGCCAGCTCTTGGAGGAGGGGTCTGTCCCTGTGTCACTCCTGGAATCACCATTGAGCTGTGTGATCGGCATGGCAACGGGAAACTCCCAAGCACTACTGCCCCACTCCACTAAGAAGTGGGCAGACTCTGTGGGGAGGATTCTACAGAG GAAAGGTCTTCGATTCATCACAGAGTCTGAGATCGGATTGGCTGCCATCTATGTCAGCTGTGACAAGTACTGCAATCCTTCCAATCGAATGGCTGACTCAG AATCCATGAGAAAGAAACCCACCATCCCTGGCGCCACGCTATCCCAGAATGTACCAGTGGACGAGACGGTAATGCCAGCGGCATCTCAGAACATCACAGCCTATGCTGTAAACACAGAGCCGTCACAGGGCATCAgtgg GGTGGACGTGGCTGGGGTGAGCGCAGTTGGAGAGACCCCTGAGAGGGACCAGAGCCGGACCACCTCTCATCTTAACCGATCCAAACCCTCAGGCCGAGAGCTGGCCGGGACCTGCACAGTGGCAGAGACTATGATGTCATCATTCAGCGCCTCAGACAGTGCTGGTGGTGGCGGCTCGGACAGAAAAAAGGGAGCGCTACAACATCCAG GTGGAGGGAAAGGTGATGCTATCACCAGATTCCTGGCCACAGCCCCTCGGACCAACGGAGGAGTGCAGACGATGTCCCCACAGAAGTGCTCCTCCCAGAAACAACAGGTCTCGCAGAAATGTTCTCCCCAGAAACAGTCTGCCCTCACTAATTTCTTCCAGCCGGTCGGCAAGAAAAG acctcgGGAAGGCAAGGAGTCCCCTACTGTCCAATCAGAGGCCAAGTTCTccaggagggaagaagagaaggagaagatgaAGAGGACAGTACCACAGCACTCAGAGACCTCCAACCCTACACACACCCCCACAGGCAGGTCCCAGGGCCAACGCAGCTCAGGTGCAAATCTGTTTCCAGGTCAGACTGAGGCTCTGTCAGAGGGGTTCTCCAACCCTTCCCAGCAGGGGCTCCAAtccaggaagaggaaggagatggaggaggagactaAAGGGAGTGGGGCTTCAGAGATAGAGATGGACGAACTGGAGTCCATCATGTCTGAGGACATGGACGAATTGGATGAGCCCATGTCAGCCAGTCAAGGCCAGCGGTTGAAGCTGACGGAACAGAGTTCAACCAATCAAGGCCAGAGGTCTCAACTGATAGACAAGAGCTCAACCAATAGAAAATCGCTCCTAGAGACAGTGGATCTTACCTCTGCCAATAAGAAACAGCGGGTTTATTCAGTGGAACCAATCGCAGCCAATCATAGGTCAGGCTTGGATTCAGAAGAGCGATCGTCAGCCAGCAGACGACAGCGAGCGGAGCCTGTAGCTGAGGTCAAAGACGAAGAGGTGTCATTCATTGAG TCAAAACCAGTTAATGGTGTGACCCCTGGTCATCTGGAAGAGCCAGAGACTGATGTCAAACAGGAAGCCTCA GGTTTAGGGGGTGAGAATCTCCCCAGCAGACTTATAGTGGTGGAGTTCAAATCCCTCACCGTGGCAACACCGGCAAGACCTAAACCACGCCCCATGGAGACGCACGGCAATGTCAACAGGAAGGACTTTAAACGCTTCCGCAAG gtcccAGTTCCCGGTGCCCAGGGTTTGCCCAACATCATCGGAGGGTCAGACCTGTTGGCCCACAACCGAGGCAAGAACTCTGAGCTGGAGGAGTGGCTGAGAGACGCAGCAGAG gaTGAGCGTCAGAACAAGAAAGAGGAGACTTTGGGAGATGACCTTTTCAG gtacaaCCCCAAACCCACCAAGAAAAGATGA